From Canis aureus isolate CA01 chromosome 7, VMU_Caureus_v.1.0, whole genome shotgun sequence, a single genomic window includes:
- the LOC144317731 gene encoding butyrophilin-like protein 1 isoform X3 — MMVGSPGYSPAGFLLPLLLLEVSTWYSAVSGFSVKGPVEPIMVLLGANATLPCQLSPEQSAADMHIRWYRTQFSPAVFVYQNGQEQGGEQMLEYHGRTDLVRDSINRGGVALLIQHVRASDHGQYQCHFKDGQSSQEAIVELHVIGLGSVPHVHMMGPEDGGIRVLCSSDGWFPKPKVQWNDMLGVNLQSLSESQTQDEDGLFHVEASLVVMDSSLGNVTCSIQNPLSGQEKVSCIFLPEPFFPKMDPWKAALAGTVPVLMLLLIGISYTGWREHQAKEKEVKKKKRELNERDQMKNEKEMAQKATEKLKAELEQRKALYLEDWKKALLYPDWRKKHFQCANVTVNMEIFHQNNSDSERNENFRVETQDLSLSDKQGDCNLITLNQEDFTSGKHYWEVNIKDIDEWTLGVYEKLTDKSELSTDLQNKKFRVLEKKGSEYRTLTCCPPNISQDDCLQIGKCPQKIVIFLDYEDNDISFYDMTEGTHIFSFTQTNFSGSVYPYFNLKCMEHSHLCNIK; from the exons ATG ATGGTGGGTTCTCCTGGTTATTCTCCTGctggcttcctcctccctctcctccttcttgaGGTGTCTACATGGTACTCAGCAG TGTCTGGGTTTTCTGTGAAGGGACCCGTTGAGCCCATCATGGTTCTGCTAGGGGCAAATGCCACTCTGCCCTGCCAGCTGTCCCCAGAGCAGAGTGCAGCTGACATGCACATTCGGTGGTACCGAACCCAATTCTCTCCAGCTGTGTTTGTGTACCAGAATGGACAGGAACAAGGTGGGGAGCAAATGCTGGAGTACCATGGCAGGACAGATTTGGTGAGGGACTCCATCAACAGAGGAGGTGTGGCCCTGCTGATCCAACATGTTCGTGCCTCTGATCATGGCCAGTACCAGTGTCATTTTAAGGATGGTCAGAGCTCCCAAGAGGCTATTGTGGAGCTGCATGTCATAG GGTTGGGCTCTGTGCCTCATGTTCACATGATGGGACCTGAGGATGGTGGGATCCGAGTGCTATGCTCTTCAGATGGCTGGTTTCCAAAACCCAAGGTACAGTGGAATGACATGTTGGGAGTGAATCTACAgtccctctctgagtctcagacCCAAGATGAAGATGGGCTCTTCCATGTGGAAGCATCTCTTGTGGTCATGGACAGCTCTCTGGGCAATGTGACCTGTTCCATCCAGAATCCCCTCTCTGGACAAGAGAAAGTATCATGCATCTTCCTCCCAG AGCCTTTCTTCCCCAAGATGGACCCATGGAAAGCAGCTCTGGCTGGGACAGTCCCTGTGCTGATGCTCCTCCTCATTGGAATCAGCTACACTGGCTGGAGAGAACATCAAgccaaagaaaaggaagtaaagaaaaagaagagagaacttAATGAAAGAGAtcagatgaaaaatgaaaaggaaatggcACAGAAGGCCACAG AGAAACTCAAGGCAGAGCTTG aaCAGCGAAAGGCACTATACCTTGAAG ATTGGAAGAAGGCCCTGCTGTATCCTG ACTGGAGGAAGAAACACTTCCAGTGTG ccAATGTGACTGTGAACATGGAAATCTTTCATCAGAATAATTCTGACTCAGAGAGAAATGAGAACTTTAGAGTGGAAACACAGGATCTGTCTCTTAGTGATAAGCAAGGAGACTGCAACCTTATCACACTTAATCAGGAAGACTTCACTTCAGGAAAACACTACTGGGAAGTAAATATTAAAGACATTGATGAGTGGACTCTCGGTGTTTATGAGAAACTCACAGACAAGAGTGAGCTATCCACAGATCTACAAAACAAGAAATTCAGAGTcttagagaagaaaggaagtgaaTACCGGACTCTCACCTGTTGCCCCCCAAACATTTCCCAGGATGACTGTCTCCAGATAGGAAAGTGTCCACAAAAGATTGTGATTTTTTTGGATTATGAAGACAATGACATTTCTTTCTATGACATGACTGAGGGCACCCACATCTTTTCCTTCACCCAGACAAACTTCTCTGGGTCAGTCTATCCTTACTTCAATCTTAAATGCATGGAGCATTCCCATCTCTGCAATATTAAGTGA
- the LOC144317731 gene encoding butyrophilin-like protein 1 isoform X4 — MVGSPGYSPAGFLLPLLLLEVSTWYSAVSGFSVKGPVEPIMVLLGANATLPCQLSPEQSAADMHIRWYRTQFSPAVFVYQNGQEQGGEQMLEYHGRTDLVRDSINRGGVALLIQHVRASDHGQYQCHFKDGQSSQEAIVELHVIGLGSVPHVHMMGPEDGGIRVLCSSDGWFPKPKVQWNDMLGVNLQSLSESQTQDEDGLFHVEASLVVMDSSLGNVTCSIQNPLSGQEKVSCIFLPEPFFPKMDPWKAALAGTVPVLMLLLIGISYTGWREHQAKEKEVKKKKRELNERDQMKNEKEMAQKATEKLKAELEQRKALYLEDWKKALLYPDWRKKHFQCANVTVNMEIFHQNNSDSERNENFRVETQDLSLSDKQGDCNLITLNQEDFTSGKHYWEVNIKDIDEWTLGVYEKLTDKSELSTDLQNKKFRVLEKKGSEYRTLTCCPPNISQDDCLQIGKCPQKIVIFLDYEDNDISFYDMTEGTHIFSFTQTNFSGSVYPYFNLKCMEHSHLCNIK; from the exons ATGGTGGGTTCTCCTGGTTATTCTCCTGctggcttcctcctccctctcctccttcttgaGGTGTCTACATGGTACTCAGCAG TGTCTGGGTTTTCTGTGAAGGGACCCGTTGAGCCCATCATGGTTCTGCTAGGGGCAAATGCCACTCTGCCCTGCCAGCTGTCCCCAGAGCAGAGTGCAGCTGACATGCACATTCGGTGGTACCGAACCCAATTCTCTCCAGCTGTGTTTGTGTACCAGAATGGACAGGAACAAGGTGGGGAGCAAATGCTGGAGTACCATGGCAGGACAGATTTGGTGAGGGACTCCATCAACAGAGGAGGTGTGGCCCTGCTGATCCAACATGTTCGTGCCTCTGATCATGGCCAGTACCAGTGTCATTTTAAGGATGGTCAGAGCTCCCAAGAGGCTATTGTGGAGCTGCATGTCATAG GGTTGGGCTCTGTGCCTCATGTTCACATGATGGGACCTGAGGATGGTGGGATCCGAGTGCTATGCTCTTCAGATGGCTGGTTTCCAAAACCCAAGGTACAGTGGAATGACATGTTGGGAGTGAATCTACAgtccctctctgagtctcagacCCAAGATGAAGATGGGCTCTTCCATGTGGAAGCATCTCTTGTGGTCATGGACAGCTCTCTGGGCAATGTGACCTGTTCCATCCAGAATCCCCTCTCTGGACAAGAGAAAGTATCATGCATCTTCCTCCCAG AGCCTTTCTTCCCCAAGATGGACCCATGGAAAGCAGCTCTGGCTGGGACAGTCCCTGTGCTGATGCTCCTCCTCATTGGAATCAGCTACACTGGCTGGAGAGAACATCAAgccaaagaaaaggaagtaaagaaaaagaagagagaacttAATGAAAGAGAtcagatgaaaaatgaaaaggaaatggcACAGAAGGCCACAG AGAAACTCAAGGCAGAGCTTG aaCAGCGAAAGGCACTATACCTTGAAG ATTGGAAGAAGGCCCTGCTGTATCCTG ACTGGAGGAAGAAACACTTCCAGTGTG ccAATGTGACTGTGAACATGGAAATCTTTCATCAGAATAATTCTGACTCAGAGAGAAATGAGAACTTTAGAGTGGAAACACAGGATCTGTCTCTTAGTGATAAGCAAGGAGACTGCAACCTTATCACACTTAATCAGGAAGACTTCACTTCAGGAAAACACTACTGGGAAGTAAATATTAAAGACATTGATGAGTGGACTCTCGGTGTTTATGAGAAACTCACAGACAAGAGTGAGCTATCCACAGATCTACAAAACAAGAAATTCAGAGTcttagagaagaaaggaagtgaaTACCGGACTCTCACCTGTTGCCCCCCAAACATTTCCCAGGATGACTGTCTCCAGATAGGAAAGTGTCCACAAAAGATTGTGATTTTTTTGGATTATGAAGACAATGACATTTCTTTCTATGACATGACTGAGGGCACCCACATCTTTTCCTTCACCCAGACAAACTTCTCTGGGTCAGTCTATCCTTACTTCAATCTTAAATGCATGGAGCATTCCCATCTCTGCAATATTAAGTGA
- the LOC144317731 gene encoding butyrophilin-like protein 1 isoform X5, with translation MKMVGSPGYSPAGFLLPLLLLEVSTWYSAVSGFSVKGPVEPIMVLLGANATLPCQLSPEQSAADMHIRWYRTQFSPAVFVYQNGQEQGGEQMLEYHGRTDLVRDSINRGGVALLIQHVRASDHGQYQCHFKDGQSSQEAIVELHVIGLGSVPHVHMMGPEDGGIRVLCSSDGWFPKPKVQWNDMLGVNLQSLSESQTQDEDGLFHVEASLVVMDSSLGNVTCSIQNPLSGQEKVSCIFLPEPFFPKMDPWKAALAGTVPVLMLLLIGISYTGWREHQAKEKEVKKKKRELNERDQMKNEKEMAQKATEQRKALYLEDWKKALLYPDWRKKHFQCANVTVNMEIFHQNNSDSERNENFRVETQDLSLSDKQGDCNLITLNQEDFTSGKHYWEVNIKDIDEWTLGVYEKLTDKSELSTDLQNKKFRVLEKKGSEYRTLTCCPPNISQDDCLQIGKCPQKIVIFLDYEDNDISFYDMTEGTHIFSFTQTNFSGSVYPYFNLKCMEHSHLCNIK, from the exons ATG AAGATGGTGGGTTCTCCTGGTTATTCTCCTGctggcttcctcctccctctcctccttcttgaGGTGTCTACATGGTACTCAGCAG TGTCTGGGTTTTCTGTGAAGGGACCCGTTGAGCCCATCATGGTTCTGCTAGGGGCAAATGCCACTCTGCCCTGCCAGCTGTCCCCAGAGCAGAGTGCAGCTGACATGCACATTCGGTGGTACCGAACCCAATTCTCTCCAGCTGTGTTTGTGTACCAGAATGGACAGGAACAAGGTGGGGAGCAAATGCTGGAGTACCATGGCAGGACAGATTTGGTGAGGGACTCCATCAACAGAGGAGGTGTGGCCCTGCTGATCCAACATGTTCGTGCCTCTGATCATGGCCAGTACCAGTGTCATTTTAAGGATGGTCAGAGCTCCCAAGAGGCTATTGTGGAGCTGCATGTCATAG GGTTGGGCTCTGTGCCTCATGTTCACATGATGGGACCTGAGGATGGTGGGATCCGAGTGCTATGCTCTTCAGATGGCTGGTTTCCAAAACCCAAGGTACAGTGGAATGACATGTTGGGAGTGAATCTACAgtccctctctgagtctcagacCCAAGATGAAGATGGGCTCTTCCATGTGGAAGCATCTCTTGTGGTCATGGACAGCTCTCTGGGCAATGTGACCTGTTCCATCCAGAATCCCCTCTCTGGACAAGAGAAAGTATCATGCATCTTCCTCCCAG AGCCTTTCTTCCCCAAGATGGACCCATGGAAAGCAGCTCTGGCTGGGACAGTCCCTGTGCTGATGCTCCTCCTCATTGGAATCAGCTACACTGGCTGGAGAGAACATCAAgccaaagaaaaggaagtaaagaaaaagaagagagaacttAATGAAAGAGAtcagatgaaaaatgaaaaggaaatggcACAGAAGGCCACAG aaCAGCGAAAGGCACTATACCTTGAAG ATTGGAAGAAGGCCCTGCTGTATCCTG ACTGGAGGAAGAAACACTTCCAGTGTG ccAATGTGACTGTGAACATGGAAATCTTTCATCAGAATAATTCTGACTCAGAGAGAAATGAGAACTTTAGAGTGGAAACACAGGATCTGTCTCTTAGTGATAAGCAAGGAGACTGCAACCTTATCACACTTAATCAGGAAGACTTCACTTCAGGAAAACACTACTGGGAAGTAAATATTAAAGACATTGATGAGTGGACTCTCGGTGTTTATGAGAAACTCACAGACAAGAGTGAGCTATCCACAGATCTACAAAACAAGAAATTCAGAGTcttagagaagaaaggaagtgaaTACCGGACTCTCACCTGTTGCCCCCCAAACATTTCCCAGGATGACTGTCTCCAGATAGGAAAGTGTCCACAAAAGATTGTGATTTTTTTGGATTATGAAGACAATGACATTTCTTTCTATGACATGACTGAGGGCACCCACATCTTTTCCTTCACCCAGACAAACTTCTCTGGGTCAGTCTATCCTTACTTCAATCTTAAATGCATGGAGCATTCCCATCTCTGCAATATTAAGTGA
- the LOC144317731 gene encoding butyrophilin-like protein 1 isoform X2: MKMVGSPGYSPAGFLLPLLLLEVSTWYSAVSGFSVKGPVEPIMVLLGANATLPCQLSPEQSAADMHIRWYRTQFSPAVFVYQNGQEQGGEQMLEYHGRTDLVRDSINRGGVALLIQHVRASDHGQYQCHFKDGQSSQEAIVELHVIGLGSVPHVHMMGPEDGGIRVLCSSDGWFPKPKVQWNDMLGVNLQSLSESQTQDEDGLFHVEASLVVMDSSLGNVTCSIQNPLSGQEKVSCIFLPEPFFPKMDPWKAALAGTVPVLMLLLIGISYTGWREHQAKEKEVKKKKRELNERDQMKNEKEMAQKATEKLKAELEQRKALYLEDWKKALLYPDWRKKHFQCANVTVNMEIFHQNNSDSERNENFRVETQDLSLSDKQGDCNLITLNQEDFTSGKHYWEVNIKDIDEWTLGVYEKLTDKSELSTDLQNKKFRVLEKKGSEYRTLTCCPPNISQDDCLQIGKCPQKIVIFLDYEDNDISFYDMTEGTHIFSFTQTNFSGSVYPYFNLKCMEHSHLCNIK, from the exons ATG AAGATGGTGGGTTCTCCTGGTTATTCTCCTGctggcttcctcctccctctcctccttcttgaGGTGTCTACATGGTACTCAGCAG TGTCTGGGTTTTCTGTGAAGGGACCCGTTGAGCCCATCATGGTTCTGCTAGGGGCAAATGCCACTCTGCCCTGCCAGCTGTCCCCAGAGCAGAGTGCAGCTGACATGCACATTCGGTGGTACCGAACCCAATTCTCTCCAGCTGTGTTTGTGTACCAGAATGGACAGGAACAAGGTGGGGAGCAAATGCTGGAGTACCATGGCAGGACAGATTTGGTGAGGGACTCCATCAACAGAGGAGGTGTGGCCCTGCTGATCCAACATGTTCGTGCCTCTGATCATGGCCAGTACCAGTGTCATTTTAAGGATGGTCAGAGCTCCCAAGAGGCTATTGTGGAGCTGCATGTCATAG GGTTGGGCTCTGTGCCTCATGTTCACATGATGGGACCTGAGGATGGTGGGATCCGAGTGCTATGCTCTTCAGATGGCTGGTTTCCAAAACCCAAGGTACAGTGGAATGACATGTTGGGAGTGAATCTACAgtccctctctgagtctcagacCCAAGATGAAGATGGGCTCTTCCATGTGGAAGCATCTCTTGTGGTCATGGACAGCTCTCTGGGCAATGTGACCTGTTCCATCCAGAATCCCCTCTCTGGACAAGAGAAAGTATCATGCATCTTCCTCCCAG AGCCTTTCTTCCCCAAGATGGACCCATGGAAAGCAGCTCTGGCTGGGACAGTCCCTGTGCTGATGCTCCTCCTCATTGGAATCAGCTACACTGGCTGGAGAGAACATCAAgccaaagaaaaggaagtaaagaaaaagaagagagaacttAATGAAAGAGAtcagatgaaaaatgaaaaggaaatggcACAGAAGGCCACAG AGAAACTCAAGGCAGAGCTTG aaCAGCGAAAGGCACTATACCTTGAAG ATTGGAAGAAGGCCCTGCTGTATCCTG ACTGGAGGAAGAAACACTTCCAGTGTG ccAATGTGACTGTGAACATGGAAATCTTTCATCAGAATAATTCTGACTCAGAGAGAAATGAGAACTTTAGAGTGGAAACACAGGATCTGTCTCTTAGTGATAAGCAAGGAGACTGCAACCTTATCACACTTAATCAGGAAGACTTCACTTCAGGAAAACACTACTGGGAAGTAAATATTAAAGACATTGATGAGTGGACTCTCGGTGTTTATGAGAAACTCACAGACAAGAGTGAGCTATCCACAGATCTACAAAACAAGAAATTCAGAGTcttagagaagaaaggaagtgaaTACCGGACTCTCACCTGTTGCCCCCCAAACATTTCCCAGGATGACTGTCTCCAGATAGGAAAGTGTCCACAAAAGATTGTGATTTTTTTGGATTATGAAGACAATGACATTTCTTTCTATGACATGACTGAGGGCACCCACATCTTTTCCTTCACCCAGACAAACTTCTCTGGGTCAGTCTATCCTTACTTCAATCTTAAATGCATGGAGCATTCCCATCTCTGCAATATTAAGTGA